From the genome of Salvelinus alpinus chromosome 19, SLU_Salpinus.1, whole genome shotgun sequence, one region includes:
- the LOC139545276 gene encoding uncharacterized protein, which translates to MNGPKRTWQQVKIKYKNILQNAVKKNTHRQGTGGGSPKADLTPAEDMALELNKGRPVLEGIPGGKETSIGSSQDATRFIQVSGSTVFLLEPPAQAPDDADPGEGPSAAATAHDGDDDEEETISLDSRRHEDPDAIQWENQPGNISSQAIRKLYGNHLRRQIELADIDIQYKKKKMENLALESEIKKRTIRKLDLEIKKLERELQEDDTAQNKN; encoded by the exons atgaacgggccaaaacggacatggcagcaggtcaaaatcaaatacaagaacattctgcagaatg cagtgaaaaagaatacccacagacaaggcacgggtggtgggtcaccaaaggctgaccttaccccagcagaggacatggccttggagctaaataaaggcaggcccgtcttagaggggatccctggggggaaagagacgagcataggttcctcccaagatgccacccgcttcattcaag tgtctggcagcactgtgttcctgttagagccaccagcacaagcaccagacgatgctgatcca ggtgaaggccccagtgcagcagcaacagcacatgatggagacgatgatgaggaggagaccatctctctggattccagaaggcatgag gacccagatgctatacagtgggaaaaccagcctggcaacata agctcacaagctatcagaaagttgtatggcaaccacctccggcgccaaatagaactggcagacatagacattcagtacaagaagaaaaagatggaaaatcttgcactggagtccgaaataaaaaagaggacaattaggaaactggaccttgaaataaaaaaacttgagagggag ctccaagaagatgacacagctcaaaataaaaattag